In one window of Vulpes vulpes isolate BD-2025 chromosome 1, VulVul3, whole genome shotgun sequence DNA:
- the LOC140597776 gene encoding LOW QUALITY PROTEIN: uncharacterized protein (The sequence of the model RefSeq protein was modified relative to this genomic sequence to represent the inferred CDS: inserted 3 bases in 2 codons): MNDPQERRRHLKKLASGTGKEDGPGPRWERPADAWKETVLRIPQPQTVHQIREFLGSAGFCRLWILGFAEMARPLFEATRHQQNFEWTEATNKAFNDLKQALLSAPGLRLSDLTKPFYLYVDEKDGVAKGVLVQYIGSWKRPIAYLSKKLDTVAAGWPPCLKIIAAVATMVRDADKLAMGQELHVTTPHAIEGVLQQPPDRWISNAHLTHYQSLLLNPTRILFKPPKTLNPAMLLPNPERDPPLHDCQEILAQVHRIRTDLQDQPLPNADATWDTDXSFVREGVSYAGAAVTMETETSWAEPLASXKVAQWAELIALAKALTGGEGKRINIYTDSRYTFATAHIHGALYSERGLLTAEGKTTKNKREILELLRALWLPKVANGLTIVHCPGHHRADTPVARGNWLADSKAKGAALMVTQVLTTTLPDPGAPSLPDTPNYTDADLHWIKRLPMTQCLRDS, from the exons atgaatgacccacaggaaagacggaggcacctcaagaagctggcttcagggacaggtaaggaggatggccctggtccccgtTGGGAGCGCCCTGCGGATGCATGGAAGGAAACCGTCCTAAGGATCCCACAGCCGCAAACCGTCCACCAGATACGTGAATTTCTGGGGTCAGCAGGGTTCTGTCGATTATGGATTCTGGGTTTTGCCGAGATGGCCAGACCCCTCTTTGAGGCCACCAGGCACCAGCAAAATTTTGAATGGACAGAGGCCACAAACAAAGCCTTTAATGACCTTAAACAGGCCTTGCTGTCTGCCCCAGGTCTCAGGTTGTCTGACCTAACCAAGCCCTTCTACCTGTATGTGGACGAGAAAGACGGGGTGGCAAAAGGGGTCCTTGTCCAATACATAGGTTCCTGGAAGAGACCCATAGCCTATCTCTCCAAAAAGCTGGACACGGTGGCCGCTGGATGGCCcccatgtttaaaaattattgccGCAGTGGCCACTATGGTCAGGGACGCAGACAAGCTGGCCATGGGGCAAGAACTGCATGTTACCACCCCACATGCTATTGAAGGGGTACTTCAACAGCCCCCAGACCGCTGGATCAGCAATGCCCATCTGACCCATTATCAGAGCCTACTGCTAAATCCCactagaattttatttaagccaCCAAAAACTCTGAATCCGGCAATGCTACTTCCTAACCCAGAACGGGACCCCcctctgcatgactgtcaagaaatCTTGGCACAGGTGCACAGAATCAGAactgatctccaggaccagccactgccgAATGCAGATGCCACCTGGGACACAGA CAGTTTTGTCCGAGAAGGAGTCAGCTACGCGGGGGCAGCTGTAACCATGGAAACGGAGACCAGCTGGGCAGAGCCGTTGGCAT AGAAGGTCGCTCAGTGGGCAGAACTGATCGCACTGGCCAAGGCACTGACCGGGGGAGAAGGTAAACGAATAAACATCTACACCGACAGCAGGTACACCTTCGCCACCGCTCACATCCACGGAGCCCTTTACAGCGAGAGAGGGCTTCTGACAGCAGAGGGAAAAACTactaagaacaaaagagagatCCTTGAACTCCTgagggccctctggctgcccaaggTAGCCAATGGACTAACTATCGTCCATTGTCCTGGACACCACAGAGCAGACACACCAGTAGCCAGGGGAAACTGGCTAGCCGACTCAAAAGCTAAGGGGGCGGCCCTCATGGTGACCCAGGTTTTAACAACCACATTACCCGATCCAGGGGCACCGAGCCTGCCTgacacccccaactatactgacgctgacttacactggatcaaacgcCTGCCTATGACCCAGTGCttgcgtg actcttGA
- the DPRX gene encoding divergent paired-related homeobox, giving the protein MWKPQRCGEDTVQKALPQTARKHSEGLAAKPKKRSRERTSFTSYQKAELEALFNLTQFPDYVTQELLASKIHLQYTVVQVWFKNRRVKWRKSIQKEQEAGHPALAPAAKRKRALEHRHLVNSRPILPRLSHPPEAGPGNPDGASQQCDPELDKLVATVPALSPAPYDISQVMEAYGCLGEEESSNTFTCLYQYLSPSDS; this is encoded by the exons ATGTGGAAGCCACAGCGATGCGGAGAAGACACTGTGCAGAAAGCCTTGCCCCAAACAGCTCGAAAACACAGTGAGGGGCTGGCTG CCAAACCAAAGAAGAGAAGCCGGGAGCGTACTTCATTCACCTCCTATCAGAAGGCAGAGCTGGAAGCTCTATTTAATCTGACTCAGTTTCCAGATTATGTCACCCAGGAGTTGCTGGCATCAAAAATCCATTTACAATACACCGTAGTACAG GTCTGGTTTAAGAACCGTCGAGTTAAATGGAGAAAGAGCATCCAGAAAGAACAAGAAGCAGGGCATCCAGCCCTGGCCCCTGCGgccaagaggaagagagccctAGAACACAGACACCTTGTCAACAGCAGGCCCATTCTCCCCAGACTTTCCCACCCCCCAGAGGCAGGCCCTGGAAACCCAGATGGGGCTTCTCAACAATGTGACCCTGAGCTAGACAAGCTGGTGGCCACAGTGCCTGCTTTGTCCCCTGCCCCTTATGACATAAGCCAGGTCATGGAAGCCTATGGGTgtctgggagaggaggagagttCGAATACGTTTACTTGTCTTTATCAATACCTCTCCCCATCTGACAGCTAG